In Lycium ferocissimum isolate CSIRO_LF1 unplaced genomic scaffold, AGI_CSIRO_Lferr_CH_V1 ctg6346, whole genome shotgun sequence, a genomic segment contains:
- the LOC132045221 gene encoding uncharacterized protein LOC132045221, with amino-acid sequence MRQKARAKWFEEEDANTAYFHNVIRERRRKLTITKIMDEHDQWIEGNDSIAEAAVRHFQGMFTHEAIDTNFEALNCIERCVTDEDNNMLIAIPTMQEIKDSVFAINKDSAPGPDGLGACFYQSAWDIICHDLHRAVESFFQGAKLPKFFTHTCLVMIPKIEHPQKFSDLRPISLCNTSSKVISKIFNNRISSILPKIISRNQSGFIKGRSISENILLAQEIINDINKPARGGNVVIKLDMTKAYDREDMDFLKSRRGLRQGDPVSPSLFIISAELLSRMLNCLRERQGYKGFYMNLNGPQINHLSFADDTILFCNGSKKPLDMILKTLTVYERVSGQLINKEKSCFAVANNSKAATINKLKNITRMNHQQFPIKFFWSGQEIGGKHHWASWESLCYPNEEGGANFRSLTDICQAFQSKQWWILRTTNSLWTEFMKAKFYNTEHPSIAQWSTGQSQRWKILCNIKREVDDNMLWSIGAGEVSFWYDKWANLGPLYLLFPDRVIQDQIKTNEVLTDETWNWDILQDQPDKDTKRKIMELSIKINRNKEDKTICGGGGLVRNSQGKVIFAYSIPLGSGTSNLAEAAALLYGLKWCTANSYRLTLGETDSLLITKCIKREWKIPWKINNIINEIQEQVEEHGFEINHCFREANKPADKLANLSHSSDASHVFNSFAELPNQIRGLINMDRRNLPSFRVKRIKSSHIVYEPP; translated from the exons ATGAGACAGAAAGCTAGAGCCAAGTGGTTTGAAGAGGAAGATGCCAACACTGCCTATTTTCACAATGTCATTAGGGAAAGAAGAAGGAAGCTAACCATCACTAAGATCATGGATGAGCATGATCAGTGGATAGAAGGTAATGATAGTATTGCAGAAGCTGCTGTGAGGCATTTCCAAGGAATGTTTACTCATGAAGCCATAGACACAAATTTTGAAGCTCTAAACTGTATAGAGAGATGTGTTACTGATGAAGACAACAACATGCTCATTGCAATTCCTACaatgcaagaaataaaagatagtGTTTTTGCCATCAATAAGGATAGTGCACCAGGTCCAGATGGACTGGGTGCCTGTTTCTATCAATCAGCTTGGGATATTATTTGCCATGACTTACATAGAGCAGTAGAATCCTTCTTTCAAGGGGCTAAACTTCCTAAGTTTTTCACCCACACTTGCCTAGTTATGATTCCTAAAATAGAGCACCCTCAAAAATTTTCAGACCTCAGACCTATTAGCCTTTGTAATACCTCCAGTAAAGtgatttccaaaattttcaacaaTAGAATCTCCAGCATACTCCCTAAGATAATTTCCAGAAACCAATCTGGCTTTATTAAAGGGAGATCCATCTCTGAAAATATCCTTCTTGCTCAAGAGATTATCAATGATATCAACAAACCTGCTAGGGGTGGAAATGTTGTCATTAAACTAGATATGACAAAAGCTTATGACAGG GAAGACatggattttttaaaatctaGAAGGGGTTTGAGACAAGGAGACCCAGTATCACCTTCTCTATTTATCATTAGTGCTGAACTGCTATCTAGAATGCTGAATTGCCTTCGTGAGAGGCAAGGTTACAAAGGCTTCTATATGAACCTCAATGGTCCTCAGATTAACCATCTCTCCTTTGCTGATGATACTATTTTGTTTTGTAATGGTAGTAAAAAACCTCTTGATATGATTCTTAAGACTCTAACTGTCTATGAGAGAGTTTCTGGTCAACTTATAAACAAGGAAAAGAGTTGTTTTGCTGTAGCAAATAACTCAAAAGCTGCTACCATAAACAAACTAAAGAACATCACTAGAATGAATCATCAACAATTTCCTATCAA GTTCTTTTGGTCTGGGCAAGAAATAGGAGGAAAACATCACTGGGCATCATGGGAAAGTTTATGCTATCCCAATGAGGAAGGTGGAGCAAACTTCAGATCTTTAACAGATATTTGTCAAGCTTTTCAGAGCAAACAATGGTGGATTTTGAGGACCACAAACTCTCTTTGGACTGAATTCATGAAGGCCAAGTTTTATAACACTGAACATCCTTCTATTGCTCAATGGTCTACTGGACAGTCTCAACGTTGGAAAATACTATGCAACATTAAAAGGGAAGTGGATGACAACATGTTATGGAGTATTGGTGCAGGAGAAGTTTCCTTTTGGTATGATAAATGGGCCAACTTGGGACCATTATACCTTCTTTTTCCTGACAGAGTCATTCAAGATCAAATCAAAACTAATGAGGTTCTCACTGATGAGACATGGAACTGGGATATTCTGCAAGATCAGCCTGATAAAGAtactaaaagaaaaatcatggaGTTGAGCATCAAAATCaatagaaataaagaggacaaAACTAT ATGTGGAGGTGGAGGTCTAGTTAGAAATTCCCAAGGAAAAGTTATTTTTGCTTACTCAATTCCTTTGGGATCAGGAACTAGTAACTTAGCAGAAGCAGCAGCATTACTTTATGGCCTGAAGTGGTGTACTGCAAATAGTTATAGGCTAACATTGGGTGAAACAGACTCCTTACTCATCACCAAATGCATCAAAAGAGAATGGAAAATTCCTTGGaagatcaataacatcatcaatGAGATCCAGGAACAAGTTGAAGAGCATGGATTTGAAATTAACCACTGTTTTAGGGAAGCAAATAAGCCGGCTGATAAACTGGCCAATCTTAGCCACAGTAGTGATGCAAGCCATGTCTTCAACTCTTTTGCTGAATTACCAAATCAAATCAGAGGACTCATCAACATGGATAGAAGGAACCTACCTTCTTTTAGGGTCAAAAGAATCAAATCTTCCCATATAGTATATGAGCCACCTTGA